The Elusimicrobiota bacterium genome includes a window with the following:
- a CDS encoding patatin-like phospholipase family protein encodes MAIFSGLLVVPGRTESVPPSTVADVVTNSLWLKLRSLPVGERPRVGLVLSGGGARGLAHIGVLKVFEREGVPVDLVVGTSVGAIVGALYAGGVPASEIEGMAAEVGWDQLTDLSSARVVRLLVSERLLSTKKMEKYLQDRIGNIQFADLQKEFACLATDIRTGEGIVLREGSVALAARASATMPGIFEPVPFRHRLLIDGGVVDNVPTEVARRLGAELLICLYVPADFSRHSVTNVLTMMTQALYIQGQVISEDQIKRADFVITPNVSEISALELWRSKECMEAGQRAAEIAWPELKRFLAEKFLEKHLALKTVGVSPVKK; translated from the coding sequence ATGGCGATTTTTTCCGGTCTTCTGGTGGTGCCGGGGCGAACGGAATCCGTGCCGCCATCAACGGTGGCGGATGTTGTCACGAACTCCCTCTGGCTGAAACTTCGATCGCTTCCCGTGGGGGAAAGGCCTCGCGTGGGATTGGTCCTTTCCGGGGGCGGAGCCCGGGGGTTGGCGCACATCGGGGTTTTGAAAGTGTTCGAACGGGAAGGCGTTCCTGTGGATCTCGTGGTGGGGACGAGCGTGGGGGCCATTGTGGGGGCCCTCTACGCGGGAGGGGTCCCCGCCTCGGAGATCGAAGGGATGGCCGCGGAAGTGGGTTGGGACCAATTGACGGATCTTTCTTCCGCGCGGGTGGTGCGGTTGTTGGTTTCCGAACGTCTTCTCTCCACAAAGAAAATGGAAAAGTATCTTCAAGACAGAATTGGAAACATTCAGTTCGCCGATTTGCAGAAAGAGTTTGCGTGTCTGGCCACGGACATTCGGACGGGGGAGGGGATCGTTCTGCGGGAAGGGAGCGTCGCGCTAGCGGCCCGAGCCAGCGCCACCATGCCGGGAATTTTCGAACCGGTCCCGTTTCGTCATCGCCTCCTGATTGACGGGGGTGTCGTTGACAATGTCCCAACGGAAGTCGCGCGTCGGTTGGGCGCGGAACTCTTGATCTGTCTTTACGTTCCCGCGGATTTTAGTCGTCACAGCGTGACCAACGTGCTCACTATGATGACTCAGGCCCTTTACATTCAGGGGCAAGTGATCAGCGAAGATCAGATCAAGCGGGCAGATTTTGTGATCACCCCGAATGTGTCGGAAATTTCTGCCTTGGAGTTATGGCGCTCTAAAGAGTGTATGGAAGCCGGTCAACGGGCGGCGGAGATCGCCTGGCCAGAGTTAAAGCGGTTTTTAGCGGAAAAGTTCTTGGAAAAACACCTCGCCCTAAAAACAGTTGGGGTTTCTCCCGTGAAGAAATAA
- a CDS encoding TolC family protein: protein MRRFLFCFLIFGAMVRAQEPDRILTLEQAVQTGLQNSQALLSARDDVRIAQQRIVEARSLYFPTLAFNMNASRYRANDYVALPGDFGSTVLTKSDEPDNFYATRVSLRQTIYNGGRNRSNLQSAEAALAQARIQEETIRGEVTVNTVRAFFDVLLAQKRLDLVEAAQRDIGRWTKAARSRDVLERATLNVLSAQLRREQATRHRDLDRSSLAFLSAMGLELYTQVELRGSLETFPVQEPLPKLLARAQEARLEIRGTEYQREIDRLAVSLSEAQRNPVVVFGAAYELNNAVFPLDRAFWNATLNVNLPIFDGFSSRARIRQTRLIANQNRIARAAVADRVRREVRESYGDVAFWETEMENRRNDLVSVRDAVEGVFKRQGNVVEQAPLRAELLGVEQLYWESVHGHRVARAHLEKAVGLPQLP, encoded by the coding sequence ATGCGACGATTCCTTTTTTGTTTCCTGATTTTTGGGGCGATGGTCCGTGCCCAAGAACCCGATAGAATCTTAACGCTGGAACAGGCGGTTCAGACCGGACTTCAAAACAGCCAGGCTCTTCTTTCCGCTCGGGATGATGTGCGCATCGCGCAGCAGCGAATTGTTGAAGCGCGATCGTTGTACTTTCCCACCTTGGCCTTCAACATGAACGCGTCACGGTATCGCGCGAACGATTACGTGGCCTTGCCGGGCGACTTCGGATCCACTGTGTTAACGAAATCCGATGAGCCGGATAATTTCTACGCCACTCGCGTGTCCCTCCGCCAGACCATTTACAACGGAGGAAGGAACCGTTCCAATCTGCAGTCCGCCGAAGCGGCCCTGGCTCAAGCCCGCATTCAAGAAGAAACCATTCGCGGGGAAGTCACGGTCAATACCGTCAGGGCTTTTTTTGACGTTCTGTTGGCGCAAAAGCGATTGGATCTTGTGGAGGCCGCTCAACGGGACATTGGCCGGTGGACGAAGGCCGCGCGATCAAGGGACGTGTTGGAGAGGGCGACTCTCAACGTTCTTTCCGCTCAGTTGCGTCGCGAACAAGCGACACGCCACAGAGATCTCGATCGGTCGTCCCTGGCGTTTTTAAGTGCCATGGGGTTGGAGCTCTACACGCAGGTGGAACTGAGGGGATCTCTGGAAACATTTCCTGTTCAAGAACCATTGCCCAAACTGTTGGCCCGGGCCCAGGAGGCGCGTCTGGAAATTCGGGGGACAGAATATCAACGGGAAATTGATCGATTGGCCGTGAGTCTTTCGGAGGCTCAACGAAACCCCGTGGTTGTTTTTGGGGCGGCCTACGAGCTGAACAACGCTGTTTTTCCGTTGGACCGAGCTTTTTGGAACGCGACCTTAAATGTAAACTTACCCATCTTCGATGGATTTTCCAGTCGGGCTCGGATCCGCCAGACCCGTTTGATCGCCAACCAAAATCGCATTGCCCGGGCGGCGGTTGCTGACCGGGTCCGGCGTGAGGTAAGGGAAAGTTATGGAGACGTGGCGTTCTGGGAAACGGAAATGGAAAACCGCCGAAACGACTTGGTGAGCGTGCGGGACGCCGTTGAGGGGGTTTTCAAACGGCAAGGAAACGTTGTGGAACAGGCTCCCTTGCGAGCCGAGTTGCTCGGTGTGGAGCAGTTGTATTGGGAATCGGTGCACGGCCACCGTGTGGCCCGGGCCCACCTGGAGAAGGCCGTGGGTCTCCCCCAATTGCCGTGA
- a CDS encoding tetratricopeptide repeat protein, protein MGIFLGMGWGVDAAPLSRRAKEEFSQRAEVLFKAGRFEEARDQWIAALAGGPTRAEVRRWRPKVGRTYEAEGNYEKALTAFQEAYDADPKNVDRLVDLARLYDAVEIDDQALRHYTLAHRRDRSRRDVTFALAKLHWELGHLGEARKLAEVAVKAEPRDYSAQELLANIEESQGLLADAGRRWETVVSLNPSAERYMILGRLWARQDAYEQAAIAFSQAEQMGDTGPAPTFERAVLAERKGDRKGATQLLEKATRQGPEYFPPDFWMVLMALEEGNTVSARRALASLQATDPGTTRWKTILETAIAARLAGGTP, encoded by the coding sequence ATGGGGATATTCCTTGGGATGGGGTGGGGCGTTGATGCCGCGCCCTTGTCTCGTCGCGCGAAGGAGGAATTCTCTCAGCGGGCGGAGGTCCTTTTCAAGGCCGGACGTTTTGAAGAAGCGCGCGATCAATGGATAGCGGCTCTGGCGGGAGGCCCCACGCGAGCGGAGGTTCGACGCTGGCGTCCGAAAGTGGGCCGGACCTACGAAGCCGAAGGCAATTACGAAAAAGCGCTGACCGCCTTTCAAGAGGCCTATGACGCGGATCCCAAAAACGTGGACCGTTTGGTGGACCTGGCTCGACTCTATGATGCGGTGGAAATCGATGATCAAGCTCTGCGTCATTACACGTTGGCCCATCGGCGCGATCGTTCGCGGCGCGACGTCACGTTCGCTCTGGCTAAACTGCATTGGGAGTTGGGCCATTTGGGGGAAGCCCGCAAGCTGGCGGAGGTCGCCGTGAAGGCGGAGCCGCGGGATTATTCTGCCCAAGAACTTTTAGCGAACATTGAAGAATCCCAAGGTTTATTGGCCGACGCGGGGCGCCGATGGGAAACCGTGGTGTCTCTGAACCCCTCTGCGGAAAGGTATATGATCTTGGGGCGATTGTGGGCCCGTCAAGACGCCTACGAGCAGGCGGCCATTGCGTTTTCTCAAGCGGAACAGATGGGGGACACGGGGCCCGCGCCCACTTTTGAGCGGGCCGTTCTCGCGGAGCGGAAGGGCGATCGAAAAGGGGCCACGCAGCTTTTGGAAAAAGCCACACGCCAGGGACCGGAATATTTTCCGCCGGATTTTTGGATGGTTCTGATGGCGTTGGAGGAAGGGAACACGGTGAGCGCGCGGCGCGCTCTCGCCTCTCTCCAGGCCACGGATCCCGGCACGACGCGATGGAAAACGATTCTAGAAACGGCGATCGCTGCACGGCTCGCTGGAGGAACACCGTGA
- the argH gene encoding argininosuccinate lyase — MKKKTLVPAAFVASIGFDGPLAHYDLTASIAHVEMLTRQRILSRSEGSKIRGGLQRLVARVASGARLVDAEDVHFAIEKSLYKEIGPLAGKMHTARSRNDQTVTALRLYLRDRVDGIQEKLVSLGKAFLHQSEANIAVVMPGYTHLQPGQPILVAHHLLAYGWMFQRDRERLADVRRRVNQLPLGAAALAGTTFPIDRQWVAKRLGFEGVMENSMDAVSDRDFLVEFVAAASLIMAHLSRLAEELILWTNPSFGFVHLADEFTTGSSIMPQKRNPDMAELLRGKTGRVFGDLTALLTLIKGTPLAYNRDFQEDKPPVFDAVETVNACLDVTVPMIRTMKINPQKTREACRWGFLLATDVADGLARRGMPFREAHGVVAKAVRYAGDRNVFLEDVPLDFWKKETPLAGAWIHDTLSLDKAVSARASFGGTAPVEVRRQAAAFRRRLES; from the coding sequence GTGAAAAAAAAGACACTCGTTCCTGCCGCGTTTGTTGCGTCGATCGGGTTCGATGGCCCACTGGCGCACTACGATCTCACCGCCTCCATCGCCCATGTGGAGATGCTCACGCGGCAACGGATACTTTCCCGGTCGGAAGGGTCCAAAATTCGAGGGGGACTCCAACGCTTGGTCGCGCGAGTGGCGAGCGGGGCACGGCTTGTTGATGCGGAAGATGTTCACTTTGCCATTGAGAAAAGTCTTTACAAAGAAATTGGTCCCTTGGCGGGGAAGATGCATACGGCTCGGTCCCGTAACGACCAAACGGTCACAGCCCTTCGGCTTTACCTTCGGGATCGTGTGGACGGGATTCAGGAAAAACTGGTTTCGCTTGGCAAAGCTTTCCTTCATCAATCGGAGGCGAACATCGCTGTGGTTATGCCCGGCTACACCCATTTACAGCCGGGCCAACCCATCCTGGTGGCCCACCACCTCTTGGCCTACGGGTGGATGTTTCAACGCGACCGTGAGCGCCTGGCGGATGTTCGTCGACGTGTCAATCAACTCCCTTTAGGCGCCGCCGCGTTGGCGGGGACGACGTTTCCCATTGATCGTCAATGGGTGGCGAAACGGTTGGGTTTTGAAGGCGTCATGGAAAACTCCATGGACGCGGTCAGCGATCGGGATTTCCTCGTGGAGTTCGTGGCCGCGGCTTCCCTGATAATGGCCCACCTTTCTCGGTTGGCCGAAGAATTGATCCTATGGACCAATCCCTCTTTTGGATTTGTGCACTTGGCCGACGAATTTACCACGGGATCTTCCATCATGCCGCAAAAGCGTAATCCCGATATGGCGGAACTCCTCCGAGGGAAAACAGGGCGCGTTTTTGGGGACCTCACGGCTCTTTTGACTCTCATAAAAGGAACACCGTTGGCCTACAACCGAGATTTCCAGGAAGACAAACCACCTGTTTTTGATGCGGTGGAAACAGTGAACGCCTGTTTGGATGTCACTGTCCCCATGATTCGCACCATGAAAATAAACCCCCAAAAAACCCGCGAGGCGTGCCGTTGGGGGTTTTTGCTGGCGACGGATGTGGCGGACGGTTTAGCCCGTCGGGGAATGCCGTTCCGGGAAGCCCATGGGGTGGTCGCCAAAGCGGTTCGCTACGCCGGGGATCGGAATGTTTTCCTGGAGGATGTTCCGCTCGATTTCTGGAAAAAGGAAACGCCTCTAGCGGGGGCCTGGATTCACGACACACTTTCCTTGGATAAAGCCGTGTCGGCCCGGGCTTCCTTTGGAGGAACCGCTCCGGTGGAAGTCCGACGCCAGGCGGCGGCGTTTCGCCGACGTCTGGAATCTTAA